The following DNA comes from Kiritimatiellales bacterium.
CATTGGGTTGCTGTGCCGCAGTCCGCCCTATTGCCAGAGCCCCGGCACCCGCCATCATCCAGTTACGAAACCGCATTACAACTCCTCCTTCTTAAATTCTCCAAAGGGACGCCCCAGCCCGGCAAGCCCGGCGGAGAGCATTTTTTGCATACGCAGCAACGACGGCTCATATGCCGGATCAAATGCCAGGTTTTTCTTTTCAAAAGGATCGGAAGACAATCTGTAAAGCTGATCTGAATCGTAATAAGCCGGATACTTTCTTTCATGCCACCGCCGCCACGCCTTGGCCAGATTACGAAACCGGGCGGCGGTCTCTGCCGCGCCCCAGTGCCCGACCGGCAGCCCCAGTTGTTTACCGAAGGCAATATCTGCCGGGGTTGGCCGAAGCGCTATATATTTCCACTCCCCGTCTGTGATCGCGCGGCTGCATCCGAATTCCAGCAATACATGGTTGCGGATTGAGTTCCGCCGGCCGGTCCAAACCTCCAGCTGGCTCACCCCGTCTTCACACATATTCTGTGCGGGCTGCACTCCGACGGCATCCAGCAGTGTTGGCGCAAAGTCAACATTGGCCACCAGCGCATCACTTTCGCTGCCGGCGGTGATCCGTCCCGGCCAGCGCACAATCAACGGCACATTACATCCACGTTCATAGGTATGAAACTTGCCCCACGTGGCATTGTCACTGAAAAAAATTACCAGTGTATTGTCCGCAACGCCCAGCTCATCCAGCCGGTCAAGCACTGCGCCGACTCCGTCATCAAGCCACAGGCAATAATCCGCGCCGTACTTTAGACAGGCCTGTTCCGGATCAATCTGAATGGGAATTCCGGCCTCGTTGAGCCGGGCATAAATATCCGCACGGGGACGCATCACATCAGGGACGCTGTCAAGCAGGCCTCCCGGAGTGATCCGTTCGCTGCCAGACAGCGGAGCAAAGTCTTTCGCTGCGCCGCATGGATTATGCAACAGTGTTGTGGCCATCCATAAAAAGAACGGCTCGTCCTCTGACTTTTGCGCATCAAGAAAATCCAGCGCACCCTGCACTGTCCATTCCATATTTTGAGCATTCAGTCCATCCACATACGACTGCGGTTCGCCCACATTATCCCAATAGACAGATGCCGCATAATCAAATCCAACCCGTTGCAGCCACTGCTTCATCGCCTGCTGATTCTCGCGCAATACTTTATCGACTTCAGGATCGCCCAACCGCCCGAGACCGGACACCGGATGAATTCCGACCTCTTCAGATGAATGCGGTCCCAAATGCCATTTCCCGACAAATCCGGTACGATACCCGGCAGACTTCAGGATACGCGGCAGCGTCGGCCGGTCAGGATCCAGCACAATGGCCTGATTGGTCAGATAGGCCTGCTGCCCCGGCGGATTCACCGCGTAAGACGCTTTTGATTCGCACCGGCTGGCCAGCCGGCCGGTCATAATCGCATACCGGCTGGGCGCGCAACTGCTTGTCGTACAATAAGCCCGGCGAAAAAGCATCCCTTCCTTTGCCAGTCGATCGATATTCGGGGTCAGAACATTTCCTCCGTACGCTCCAATGGTTGCAAAATCCTGATCATCTGTGATTATCAGCAGTATGTTGGGCTGCTCCGATGCCCCGGCACACTG
Coding sequences within:
- a CDS encoding sulfatase-like hydrolase/transferase, whose product is MAWLFGLAPVFQCAGASEQPNILLIITDDQDFATIGAYGGNVLTPNIDRLAKEGMLFRRAYCTTSSCAPSRYAIMTGRLASRCESKASYAVNPPGQQAYLTNQAIVLDPDRPTLPRILKSAGYRTGFVGKWHLGPHSSEEVGIHPVSGLGRLGDPEVDKVLRENQQAMKQWLQRVGFDYAASVYWDNVGEPQSYVDGLNAQNMEWTVQGALDFLDAQKSEDEPFFLWMATTLLHNPCGAAKDFAPLSGSERITPGGLLDSVPDVMRPRADIYARLNEAGIPIQIDPEQACLKYGADYCLWLDDGVGAVLDRLDELGVADNTLVIFFSDNATWGKFHTYERGCNVPLIVRWPGRITAGSESDALVANVDFAPTLLDAVGVQPAQNMCEDGVSQLEVWTGRRNSIRNHVLLEFGCSRAITDGEWKYIALRPTPADIAFGKQLGLPVGHWGAAETAARFRNLAKAWRRWHERKYPAYYDSDQLYRLSSDPFEKKNLAFDPAYEPSLLRMQKMLSAGLAGLGRPFGEFKKEEL